In Actinomycetota bacterium, one genomic interval encodes:
- a CDS encoding DEAD/DEAH box helicase, translated as MNLTAYQAKYYAHELQRSYANDHVGKLAGLLFDAQVEPKPHQIDAALFALQTPYLPGVILADEVGLGKTIEAGIVITQYWAERKRRILVIAPSSLRQQWSQELFEKFLVPSKLLDPKIKDKQLSRAAQEGAEVLICSYEFARRHETSLLRQWDLVICDEAHRLRNFYTGRNKAAAAISRIVNEANKTLLVTATPLQNRLEEVYGLVSVFDPSYFYSLDAFRARYVKARGLDDNDDLVERVATISKRTLRRDADKYIHFTKRLPITIEFMPSPEEVELYEKVNAYLQRENLFSFTDSQRHLTTLIIRKRLGSSTYAVSSTLDKIANRLQEEIDLGILRDGRGGFIAADFLGDELTDEEIEGLDEAAEESGTVTPYGPGANGRIDPSARAAMLAEVAELRSYAHLARSITVNQKAVKLNEAIEKGFERLRELGAPEKAIIFTDSTKTQEYIARSLAQAGRGEGIVLFNGSNNSPESTEIYKRWLEANRDGDVITGVAAADRRKALVDYFRDHGSVMIATEAAAEGINLQFCSMVVNYDLPWNPQRVEQRIGRAHRFGQKYDVVVVNFSNKGNLAEARILELLTTKFRLFESVFGASDEVLGAIEDGFDFEKMINNILSNSRSDADIEKAFRELEEQYATEISAEMAVAKAKVFDNLDPNVQDRLKAYDSQSGELLNRFERLLLEVTKRQLRSYATFEGDGRRFVLNKAPVEKAKTGRYYFKSEPLENAHQYRFDSDLARYVIDSAKASDTPVRQLTFSIKSSTRVSTAARDLQGKSGELIVKVVTFSMTAKNDDISESYVLAGCLTDEGQWLDHEYIADILDLACIDEGPAVTVDDTRFAKHLEERRKHLEKEVQGRNSRYYDQQEELLYRNLQDRRAESEEKIRAYKAKEKAARSAAKAADDPMEQLRHKKEARRWAERVEEEDEEARIDRKKMRAEADRYLDLIEQALKGTQRVEHLFTIRWKVID; from the coding sequence ATGAACCTCACTGCCTACCAAGCCAAGTATTACGCCCATGAACTCCAGCGTTCCTATGCGAACGACCACGTCGGTAAGCTTGCAGGACTCTTGTTCGATGCCCAGGTTGAGCCGAAACCACACCAAATCGATGCTGCGCTCTTTGCACTTCAGACGCCTTACCTGCCGGGGGTGATCTTGGCTGACGAGGTGGGCCTGGGAAAGACGATCGAAGCGGGCATCGTCATCACCCAGTATTGGGCGGAGCGTAAGCGCCGCATTCTGGTCATTGCACCTTCGAGCCTCCGCCAGCAGTGGAGCCAAGAGTTGTTCGAGAAGTTCCTGGTCCCTAGCAAATTGCTTGACCCAAAAATCAAGGACAAACAGCTGTCCCGAGCGGCTCAAGAAGGTGCGGAAGTGCTGATCTGCTCGTATGAATTTGCGCGACGCCATGAAACCAGTCTGTTGCGCCAGTGGGATCTTGTCATCTGCGATGAGGCTCATCGCTTGCGAAACTTCTACACGGGCCGAAACAAGGCGGCAGCGGCAATAAGTCGCATCGTTAATGAAGCCAATAAGACTCTGCTCGTCACGGCAACTCCCCTGCAGAACCGCCTCGAAGAAGTGTACGGTCTTGTCAGCGTATTTGATCCCAGTTACTTCTATTCGCTTGACGCCTTCCGTGCGCGCTACGTCAAGGCTCGGGGACTCGATGACAACGACGATTTGGTTGAGCGTGTCGCAACTATCAGCAAGCGCACATTGCGCAGGGATGCCGACAAGTACATCCACTTCACCAAGCGCCTCCCAATCACGATCGAGTTCATGCCAAGTCCTGAAGAAGTCGAGCTTTACGAAAAGGTCAATGCCTACTTGCAACGTGAAAACCTGTTCTCGTTCACCGACTCCCAACGCCACCTGACAACCCTGATTATCCGTAAGCGCCTGGGCTCTTCAACTTATGCGGTTTCCAGCACTTTAGACAAGATTGCCAATCGATTGCAGGAAGAGATTGACCTGGGCATCTTGCGAGACGGACGCGGAGGCTTCATCGCTGCAGACTTCTTGGGCGATGAACTCACGGATGAAGAGATCGAAGGATTGGATGAGGCCGCCGAGGAATCCGGCACCGTCACACCTTACGGTCCTGGGGCCAACGGCCGCATCGATCCCAGTGCACGCGCGGCTATGCTAGCGGAGGTGGCAGAGCTTCGCAGCTACGCTCATCTGGCTCGCTCAATCACAGTGAATCAGAAAGCAGTGAAGCTCAACGAAGCTATCGAAAAGGGATTCGAGCGTTTGCGTGAGCTAGGCGCGCCAGAGAAGGCCATCATCTTTACCGACTCCACAAAGACTCAGGAGTACATCGCCCGCTCCCTTGCGCAGGCGGGGAGAGGCGAAGGAATAGTCCTTTTCAACGGTTCCAACAACTCCCCTGAATCCACCGAAATCTACAAAAGGTGGCTGGAGGCGAACAGAGACGGTGACGTCATCACAGGCGTCGCCGCAGCCGACAGACGGAAGGCCCTTGTGGACTATTTTCGCGACCACGGTAGCGTCATGATAGCCACCGAGGCGGCTGCGGAGGGAATCAATCTACAGTTCTGCTCGATGGTGGTGAACTACGATCTGCCGTGGAATCCGCAACGCGTTGAACAGCGTATAGGTCGCGCCCATCGCTTTGGACAGAAGTACGATGTAGTGGTGGTCAACTTTTCCAACAAGGGAAACCTGGCCGAGGCCCGCATCCTTGAACTACTCACCACAAAGTTCCGACTATTCGAATCGGTCTTTGGTGCAAGCGACGAAGTGCTCGGAGCCATCGAGGACGGCTTCGACTTTGAGAAGATGATCAACAACATCCTGAGCAATTCACGTAGCGACGCTGACATAGAGAAGGCATTCAGGGAGCTCGAGGAGCAATACGCTACTGAAATCAGCGCCGAAATGGCCGTGGCCAAAGCTAAAGTTTTCGACAACCTCGACCCGAATGTTCAGGATCGCCTGAAGGCTTATGACTCGCAATCCGGGGAGCTACTCAACAGATTTGAGCGGCTGTTGCTCGAAGTCACCAAGAGGCAGCTACGCTCCTATGCAACATTCGAGGGTGATGGCCGCCGTTTCGTCCTCAACAAAGCTCCGGTGGAAAAGGCTAAGACAGGTAGGTACTACTTCAAGTCCGAGCCACTGGAGAACGCCCATCAGTACCGTTTCGACAGCGACCTTGCTCGCTACGTCATCGATTCTGCGAAGGCTTCCGACACACCCGTCAGGCAGCTTACATTCAGCATCAAGAGCTCCACGCGAGTGAGCACCGCTGCACGCGATCTTCAAGGCAAGTCCGGTGAGCTAATCGTCAAGGTAGTCACTTTTTCGATGACTGCCAAGAACGACGATATCAGCGAGTCCTATGTGCTCGCCGGCTGCCTCACTGATGAAGGGCAGTGGCTCGATCACGAGTACATCGCTGACATTCTAGATTTGGCCTGCATCGACGAGGGCCCAGCAGTGACTGTTGACGACACCAGGTTCGCAAAACACCTGGAGGAGCGCCGCAAACATTTGGAGAAGGAGGTCCAAGGCCGAAATTCTCGCTATTACGACCAACAGGAGGAGCTACTCTACCGGAACCTGCAAGATCGTCGCGCTGAGTCCGAAGAGAAGATTCGTGCGTACAAGGCTAAGGAAAAAGCCGCCCGTAGCGCAGCCAAGGCCGCGGATGATCCCATGGAGCAGTTGCGACACAAGAAAGAAGCCAGGCGCTGGGCAGAGCGGGTGGAGGAAGAAGACGAAGAGGCGCGGATCGATCGCAAGAAGATGCGCGCAGAAGCTGATCGTTATCTCGACTTGATCGAGCAGGCACTCAAGGGGACCCAGCGAGTAGAGCACTTGTTCACCATTCGCTGGAAGGTGATAGATTGA